A window of Ignavibacterium sp. contains these coding sequences:
- a CDS encoding glycosyltransferase, which yields MNICHVISSIDKNSGGTSTYEQLLLNEMINQIKVGLVTIKTLNPLPVNEKIELRFAHSSFPYLQAYSNELKNIFYNIECDIFHGNGLWQYPVHKMASIARTINRPYVISPHGMLEPWALNKSKFKKRLSLFIYQYKDIANATCIHATSKMEAENIRKLGFSNPIAVIPNGLNLSEFPVKEQTRKKEIRTILFLSRIHPIKGVELLIKAWSEIEKSLRRCWQIEIVGNGDEKYINELRKIILRNNFIDEIKILNPKFGKEKITAYHNADLFVLPTYSENFGMVVAEALACAVPVITTKGAPWEELITHNAGWWIDIGAKPLAKALTEAMQLSDGERKQIGLNGRKLIEKNYLIESVAQKMIQLYEWILYKKEKPEFVYIK from the coding sequence ATGAATATCTGCCACGTCATATCGTCAATAGATAAAAATTCAGGCGGGACCTCCACTTATGAGCAGCTTTTATTAAATGAAATGATAAATCAGATTAAAGTGGGTTTAGTAACAATTAAAACTCTTAATCCATTACCAGTGAATGAAAAGATAGAATTACGTTTTGCGCATAGTTCATTTCCCTATCTTCAAGCTTATTCAAATGAGCTGAAAAATATTTTTTATAATATTGAATGCGATATATTTCACGGTAACGGCTTGTGGCAATATCCCGTTCATAAAATGGCTTCAATTGCCAGAACAATAAACAGACCTTATGTAATTTCCCCTCATGGAATGCTCGAACCGTGGGCTTTGAATAAAAGTAAATTTAAAAAGAGATTATCCCTATTTATTTACCAGTATAAAGATATTGCAAACGCTACTTGTATTCATGCTACTAGTAAAATGGAAGCAGAAAATATTCGTAAGTTAGGATTCAGTAATCCGATAGCTGTTATTCCAAACGGATTAAATTTATCAGAATTCCCTGTAAAAGAACAAACTAGAAAAAAAGAAATCAGAACGATCTTATTTCTTTCAAGGATTCATCCTATAAAAGGAGTTGAATTATTAATTAAAGCGTGGTCTGAGATAGAAAAATCCTTACGCAGATGCTGGCAAATAGAAATTGTCGGTAATGGAGATGAAAAATATATTAATGAACTGCGAAAAATAATCTTACGAAATAATTTTATTGATGAAATTAAAATATTAAATCCTAAATTTGGTAAAGAAAAAATTACTGCCTATCATAATGCAGACTTGTTTGTTCTACCAACCTACAGTGAAAATTTTGGGATGGTTGTGGCTGAAGCATTAGCTTGTGCTGTACCCGTAATAACTACAAAAGGAGCGCCGTGGGAAGAATTAATTACACACAATGCTGGCTGGTGGATTGACATTGGTGCAAAGCCACTTGCAAAAGCATTAACAGAAGCAATGCAACTTTCTGATGGGGAAAGAAAACAAATTGGATTGAATGGAAGAAAGCTTATTGAAAAAAATTATTTAATTGAATCAGTTGCACAGAAAATGATTCAATTGTATGAATGGATATTATATAAAAAAGAAAAACCCGAGTTTGTTTATATAAAATAG
- a CDS encoding carbamoyltransferase C-terminal domain-containing protein, giving the protein MYILGINAYHGDSSACLLKDGKIINAIEEERIRRIKHWAGFPSEAIKFCLNDAGISIEDVDYITIGRNPSAHLGKKVISSLKKLANLNFIKDRIANIQKVTSVKSELAKSLGVPENKIRAEIKHIEHHRSHLASAFFASPFDEAAIISIDGFGDFSSAMFAVGRGNKIKVLDSVTYPHSLGIFYTAFTQYLGFPWYGDEYKVMGLSPYGEPKYLDKMSKIVKMKKDGKFELDESYFIHSTAGVAMTWENGAPFIDRIFSDKMIDEFGAPRSKDEPLNQYHKDLAASVQKHCENVIFHMLNHLYKETGIKNICIAGGVAQNSVANGKIRLMTDFENVYIPSAGYDAGTAVGSALWLYHQQLDKDNREFVRDAYLGAHYSDDEIENVLKEADIKYTRYNNDEETIEHTAEMLANGAVLGWFQGRTEFGPRALGNRSVLVHPGRPDAKDLINSKIKRRESFRPFAPSILREYVNEYFEQDDDAYFMEKVFIIRPEKRAGLPAVTHVDGSGRLQTVHKDVSPKYYALIDKFRAKTGLPILLNTSFNENEPIVNHPKEALDCFLRTEMDALVMGNLVVTRSDV; this is encoded by the coding sequence TTGTACATACTTGGAATAAACGCCTATCACGGAGATTCTTCAGCTTGTTTGTTAAAAGACGGAAAAATAATTAATGCAATTGAAGAGGAGCGAATACGTAGAATAAAACACTGGGCTGGCTTCCCTTCCGAAGCAATTAAATTCTGTCTCAATGATGCGGGCATTTCAATTGAAGATGTGGATTACATAACCATAGGTAGAAATCCTTCTGCGCACCTGGGCAAAAAAGTAATTTCGTCACTTAAAAAATTAGCAAACCTGAATTTTATAAAGGACAGGATTGCGAACATTCAGAAAGTTACCTCAGTAAAATCGGAGCTTGCAAAATCATTAGGTGTACCGGAAAATAAAATAAGAGCAGAAATAAAACACATAGAACATCACAGAAGTCATTTAGCTTCAGCATTCTTTGCATCCCCTTTTGATGAAGCTGCGATTATTTCAATCGATGGGTTTGGTGATTTTTCCTCTGCAATGTTTGCAGTTGGCAGAGGAAATAAAATAAAAGTACTTGATTCGGTTACTTATCCTCATTCGCTTGGAATTTTCTATACAGCGTTTACACAATATCTGGGATTTCCCTGGTATGGTGATGAATATAAAGTAATGGGGTTGTCTCCTTACGGCGAACCGAAATATCTTGATAAAATGAGTAAGATTGTAAAAATGAAGAAGGACGGGAAATTTGAGCTGGACGAAAGTTACTTTATACACAGCACAGCAGGTGTGGCAATGACCTGGGAAAACGGAGCGCCGTTTATTGACAGGATTTTTTCAGATAAAATGATTGACGAATTCGGGGCGCCAAGAAGTAAGGACGAACCATTGAATCAATATCATAAAGATCTGGCTGCTTCGGTACAGAAGCATTGTGAGAATGTAATCTTTCATATGTTAAATCATTTGTATAAAGAAACAGGGATAAAGAATATTTGTATTGCAGGGGGTGTTGCGCAGAATTCTGTGGCAAATGGTAAAATAAGATTGATGACGGATTTTGAGAATGTGTATATCCCTTCGGCAGGATACGATGCAGGAACTGCAGTTGGTTCAGCTTTATGGTTGTATCATCAGCAGCTTGATAAAGATAACAGAGAATTTGTAAGGGATGCATATTTAGGTGCGCATTACAGTGATGATGAAATTGAGAATGTGTTGAAAGAAGCAGATATTAAATACACGCGTTATAATAATGATGAAGAAACAATAGAGCATACGGCTGAAATGCTTGCAAATGGAGCTGTGCTGGGATGGTTTCAGGGCAGAACTGAATTTGGTCCGAGAGCATTAGGTAACCGTTCTGTTCTTGTTCATCCGGGCAGACCTGATGCAAAGGATTTGATTAATTCAAAAATTAAAAGAAGAGAATCTTTCCGTCCATTTGCGCCTTCTATATTAAGAGAATATGTTAATGAATATTTTGAGCAGGATGATGATGCTTATTTTATGGAAAAAGTATTCATAATAAGACCGGAAAAGAGAGCGGGATTGCCGGCTGTTACACATGTTGATGGTAGTGGCAGACTGCAGACTGTACACAAAGATGTATCACCAAAGTATTATGCATTGATTGATAAGTTCAGAGCAAAAACCGGATTACCTATTTTGCTGAATACTTCATTCAATGAAAATGAACCAATCGTTAATCATCCTAAAGAAGCTCTGGATTGCTTTTTAAGAACTGAAATGGATGCGCTTGTGATGGGGAATTTGGTGGTAACGAGAAGTGATGTATAA
- a CDS encoding HAD family hydrolase has product MNRTIKYLIWDWNGTLFNDVQLGVDIINKLLNQNNLSQITYERYRDIFTFPVSDYYKTAGFDFSKTSFEILGKLFMDEYEKRKYEMNLFDGAREILELAKNMGIGQSVLSAYKHDTLVEILKHYQISEYFENISGLDNIYAGSKEHLGIELRKKLNFRKEEILFIGDTLHDADVAKAMDVNCVLISNGHQSARRLLANGNIVLSNIRELKNLI; this is encoded by the coding sequence GTGAATAGAACAATTAAATATCTCATTTGGGATTGGAACGGTACACTATTTAATGATGTTCAATTAGGTGTAGATATTATTAATAAGTTATTAAATCAAAATAACTTATCCCAAATTACCTACGAAAGATATCGTGATATTTTTACTTTTCCTGTATCTGATTATTATAAAACCGCCGGTTTTGACTTTAGCAAAACTTCCTTCGAGATATTGGGAAAGCTGTTTATGGATGAATATGAGAAACGAAAATATGAGATGAATTTATTCGATGGAGCACGGGAGATACTTGAGCTGGCAAAAAATATGGGAATAGGGCAATCAGTGCTGAGTGCATATAAACATGATACTTTAGTGGAAATTCTCAAACATTATCAGATATCTGAATACTTTGAGAATATATCTGGACTTGATAACATCTATGCCGGTAGTAAAGAGCATTTAGGTATTGAGCTTAGAAAGAAATTGAATTTTAGGAAAGAGGAAATTTTATTTATCGGAGATACATTACACGATGCAGATGTTGCAAAAGCAATGGATGTAAACTGTGTTCTTATCTCTAATGGTCATCAGTCAGCCAGGAGACTATTGGCTAATGGCAATATTGTTCTTTCCAATATCAGAGAATTAAAAAACCTGATCTAA
- a CDS encoding OmpA family protein, whose product MEYRINTDMCPDTPPGVMVDNFGCPLDGDGDGIPDYKDKCPNTPKNISVGLDGCPLDTDNDGVPDYLDLCPNTPDGVVVDSRGCPPDSDEDGVPDYIDLCPNTPVGTEVNRFGCPLEEKVTVPPKEKTEFVLTGAINFEIGKANLLPAAFDELDKIVKVMKDYPETNWKIEGHTDNTGSYQLNKNLSLQRAQSVFDYLVKSGIKPERLKVFGYGPDFPVADNSTETGRALNRRVTISLDDGKGTPQNIKEKLPLNYEYRFDVERNVGGMIFTDGYKYCIQASSWRNKSKAESEAQRLKSQGYNAFVIEANLPELDGIWYRVRVGFYDSLEEARQVKSRVGIKN is encoded by the coding sequence ATGGAGTACCGGATAAATACTGATATGTGTCCGGACACTCCGCCGGGAGTAATGGTGGACAATTTTGGTTGTCCGTTGGATGGTGATGGAGATGGGATACCGGATTATAAAGACAAATGTCCTAATACACCAAAAAATATTTCAGTCGGATTGGACGGATGCCCTTTGGATACAGACAATGATGGCGTGCCGGATTATCTGGATTTGTGTCCTAATACACCAGATGGAGTTGTAGTAGATAGCAGAGGTTGTCCACCGGATTCAGATGAGGATGGAGTGCCGGATTATATTGATTTATGTCCGAATACACCGGTAGGCACTGAAGTAAATCGTTTTGGTTGTCCTTTAGAAGAAAAAGTTACAGTTCCTCCGAAAGAAAAGACCGAGTTTGTATTAACAGGTGCTATAAATTTTGAAATTGGTAAAGCTAATCTTCTTCCGGCAGCTTTTGATGAATTAGATAAAATTGTAAAAGTTATGAAAGACTATCCCGAAACTAACTGGAAAATTGAAGGTCATACGGATAATACCGGTTCGTATCAATTAAATAAAAATCTTTCTTTGCAAAGAGCACAATCTGTTTTTGATTACCTTGTTAAATCTGGAATAAAGCCAGAGAGATTAAAAGTTTTTGGATATGGACCTGACTTCCCTGTTGCAGATAATTCAACAGAAACAGGCAGAGCTTTGAACAGAAGAGTAACTATTTCTCTTGATGATGGGAAAGGTACTCCGCAGAATATTAAAGAAAAGTTACCACTGAATTATGAATACAGATTTGATGTTGAAAGAAATGTTGGCGGAATGATTTTTACGGATGGATATAAGTATTGTATTCAGGCATCATCCTGGAGGAACAAATCGAAAGCAGAAAGTGAAGCCCAGAGATTAAAGTCGCAGGGTTATAATGCATTTGTAATTGAAGCAAATCTTCCGGAATTAGATGGAATATGGTACAGAGTAAGAGTAGGCTTTTATGATTCACTTGAAGAAGCACGCCAGGTTAAATCAAGAGTTGGAATAAAAAATTAA
- a CDS encoding UDP-glucose/GDP-mannose dehydrogenase family protein — protein sequence MKLAVIGTGYVGLVSGTCFAEMGNNVICVDNNPEKLKKLNAGQVTIYEPGLELLYQRNFNQKRLRFTNDLKEAVDFAEAIFLCLPTPQGEDGSADLTHVMEIASEIGDLLKDNSNYKLIVNKSTVPVGTVAKVKEILFQKGAKSFDVASNPEFLREGFAVDDFMKPDRIVIGAESEKAFKLLRSLYEPFVRQGNPIIEMDIRSAEVTKYAANSYLATRITFMNELANFCEKAGANVDLVRKGMGSDTRIGKRFLFPGIGYGGSCFPKDVNALIKTSLDFGSELTLLTLVDKINKEQRLRFFNKIKRHFNNNIRGKKFAVWGLAFKPNTDDMREAPSVPVITMLLENGASVKAFDPAAMENAKFYLNDKIEYAENMYDALTDADALLIFTEWNEFRNPDFTKVKSLLKEPLIFDGRNVYDLDDMEEQGFTYYSIGRKAIKGNN from the coding sequence ATGAAACTTGCTGTAATCGGAACAGGTTATGTCGGACTGGTATCGGGAACCTGTTTTGCCGAAATGGGAAACAATGTAATTTGTGTTGATAATAATCCTGAAAAACTCAAAAAGCTGAATGCCGGACAAGTTACAATTTATGAACCCGGACTTGAATTATTATACCAGAGAAACTTTAATCAGAAACGATTAAGATTTACTAATGACCTAAAGGAAGCAGTAGATTTTGCTGAAGCAATATTCCTGTGTCTTCCCACTCCGCAAGGTGAAGATGGTTCAGCAGATTTAACTCATGTTATGGAAATCGCTTCTGAGATTGGTGATCTGTTAAAAGATAATTCGAACTATAAACTTATAGTAAACAAAAGTACAGTGCCGGTTGGTACTGTTGCAAAGGTTAAAGAAATTCTTTTTCAGAAAGGTGCAAAATCCTTTGATGTTGCAAGCAATCCTGAATTTCTCAGAGAAGGTTTTGCAGTAGATGATTTTATGAAACCTGACAGAATAGTTATTGGTGCTGAATCGGAAAAAGCATTTAAGTTATTACGCAGTTTATACGAACCGTTCGTAAGGCAAGGTAATCCTATAATTGAAATGGATATCCGAAGTGCAGAGGTGACTAAATATGCTGCAAATAGTTATCTTGCTACAAGAATAACATTTATGAATGAGCTTGCGAATTTCTGCGAGAAAGCCGGAGCAAATGTTGATTTGGTTAGAAAAGGAATGGGCAGTGATACAAGAATTGGTAAAAGATTTCTTTTCCCCGGTATTGGCTACGGCGGTTCTTGTTTCCCAAAAGATGTTAATGCTTTAATTAAAACTTCCCTCGATTTTGGCTCTGAGTTAACATTGCTAACTCTTGTAGATAAAATAAATAAAGAACAGCGTTTGAGATTTTTTAATAAAATTAAAAGGCATTTCAACAATAATATAAGAGGTAAAAAATTTGCTGTATGGGGATTGGCTTTTAAACCTAATACAGATGATATGAGAGAAGCACCGAGTGTGCCGGTTATTACCATGCTGCTAGAAAATGGAGCAAGTGTTAAAGCCTTTGATCCTGCAGCAATGGAAAACGCTAAATTCTATCTGAATGATAAGATTGAATATGCTGAAAATATGTATGATGCACTTACGGATGCTGACGCTTTATTGATATTTACTGAGTGGAATGAATTCAGGAATCCTGATTTTACAAAAGTTAAATCACTATTGAAAGAACCTTTGATATTTGACGGCAGAAATGTTTATGATCTCGATGACATGGAAGAACAAGGTTTTACTTATTACAGTATCGGAAGAAAAGCCATAAAGGGTAATAACTGA
- a CDS encoding MraY family glycosyltransferase — MLFLISVFFSFIAVVFATPLLANLLSSFEIVDHPDSTRKIHSKPIPRMGGVIIYSVIILFLIFLFPFLSEFKFFLVGSLILFTLGVADDLWNLNWKVKFIGQSISASLLMIYFIRHDYFQFNFIGYNIPPYIALPLMLLFIVGAINAFNLMDGMDGLVSGFSLIIASLSFLLSFSSDAVFIPLLSILVIGTTLGFLKFNGNPASIFLGDSGSLVLAYFCLTILFSATAEISQHNIDLAFIGMVLSVPIIDTLRVMICRILNKKNPFLPDKNHLHHIIFNKKIRHKTTVFIILSLTLISVLIALYYKFSSKIYGIILFTFFTILLLSINKVLDLILQKENLLFYGRMIKSLPYKLAGIFKFYLLPLVTFIILSFLVYLLLSKVSLNDKRMLYLLIFNFLTMAYVFINLKSKNYISDFFVFINFVMFFYTTNTGNLFYKLYPFPIINFINLNQFFIIMIVPVIVFYFLLRDKLIDNYNHETLAGIDLILALAIISNYLFIKFSGIAQEYYFFADILIRSFLLYLLYKIIVSCFPKIRFQLYFTTYIIVIIALLRIIVL; from the coding sequence ATGCTCTTTTTAATTTCTGTATTTTTTAGCTTTATTGCGGTAGTTTTTGCTACTCCTCTTCTAGCTAATTTACTGAGTTCTTTTGAAATTGTTGATCATCCTGATAGTACCAGGAAAATTCATTCCAAACCAATTCCAAGAATGGGTGGTGTAATCATCTATTCGGTTATAATTCTTTTTCTTATTTTCTTATTCCCATTCTTAAGCGAGTTTAAATTTTTCTTAGTTGGCTCACTAATATTGTTTACCTTAGGTGTAGCTGATGATTTATGGAACCTAAATTGGAAAGTTAAGTTTATCGGTCAAAGTATTTCTGCCTCCCTTTTAATGATTTATTTTATAAGGCATGATTACTTTCAATTTAATTTTATTGGATACAATATCCCTCCCTACATAGCTTTACCGCTGATGCTTTTATTTATTGTCGGAGCAATTAATGCTTTTAATCTGATGGATGGTATGGATGGTTTGGTTTCCGGATTTTCACTTATTATTGCATCCCTAAGTTTTCTTTTAAGCTTTTCCTCAGACGCGGTATTCATCCCGCTATTATCCATATTAGTTATCGGCACCACTCTGGGATTTTTAAAATTCAATGGTAATCCTGCCAGTATTTTCCTGGGAGACTCTGGCTCACTAGTGCTAGCATACTTCTGTTTAACTATTCTTTTCTCTGCAACAGCAGAGATATCACAACACAATATAGATTTAGCTTTTATTGGGATGGTTCTTTCAGTACCGATAATAGATACTTTAAGAGTAATGATCTGTAGAATTCTAAACAAAAAAAATCCTTTCTTACCTGATAAAAATCATTTACATCATATCATCTTTAATAAAAAAATCAGGCATAAAACCACTGTATTTATTATACTATCTTTAACTTTAATTTCTGTATTAATTGCTCTTTATTATAAGTTCTCTTCAAAAATCTATGGAATTATCCTTTTCACTTTTTTCACAATCCTCCTTTTATCAATAAATAAAGTTCTCGATCTCATTTTACAAAAAGAAAATCTTTTATTTTACGGAAGAATGATTAAATCACTGCCTTATAAATTAGCAGGGATATTTAAATTTTATTTACTACCATTAGTTACATTCATTATTTTATCTTTTTTAGTTTATCTTCTATTAAGCAAAGTATCACTAAATGACAAGAGAATGCTTTATCTCCTAATATTTAATTTCCTCACAATGGCTTATGTTTTCATAAATCTTAAAAGTAAAAATTATATCTCAGACTTTTTTGTTTTCATTAATTTCGTAATGTTTTTTTATACTACTAATACAGGTAATTTATTTTATAAACTTTATCCATTTCCCATAATCAATTTTATCAACCTAAATCAGTTCTTCATTATTATGATAGTTCCGGTGATAGTTTTTTATTTTCTGCTTAGAGACAAATTAATAGACAATTATAATCATGAAACTTTAGCAGGTATTGATCTTATACTTGCTCTGGCAATCATTTCCAACTATTTATTTATTAAGTTTTCCGGAATTGCACAGGAATACTATTTCTTTGCAGATATATTAATTAGAAGTTTTTTACTTTATTTACTTTATAAGATTATTGTAAGTTGCTTCCCCAAAATTCGATTTCAACTCTACTTTACAACATATATAATTGTTATTATTGCACTATTAAGAATAATAGTTTTATGA
- a CDS encoding UDP-glucuronic acid decarboxylase family protein gives MKTAVVTGGAGFLGSHLCDRLISEGFKVICIDNFITGNPDNIAHLFGNDNFQFIKHDVTNFIHVPGKVDFILHFASPASPIDYLKLPIQTLKVGSLGTHKALGLAKEKNAVFLLASTSEVYGDPLIHPQNEDYWGNVNPVGPRGVYDEAKRFAESLTMAYNRYHGLQTRIVRIFNTYGPRMRLNDGRVLPTFIGQALRGEPLSIFGDGSQTRSFCYVDDLIEGIYRLMLSDEIYPVNIGNPDEITIQQFAEEVLNLTGSKSKISYHPLPEDDPKVRQPDISKAKQILGWEPKVSRTEGIKRTLEYFKRLIEKKE, from the coding sequence ATGAAGACTGCTGTTGTTACCGGCGGAGCAGGGTTTTTGGGTTCTCATCTTTGTGATCGCCTTATATCCGAAGGATTTAAAGTAATATGTATTGATAATTTTATCACGGGAAATCCGGATAATATAGCCCACCTTTTTGGCAATGATAACTTTCAATTTATTAAACACGATGTAACAAATTTTATTCATGTTCCCGGGAAAGTTGATTTCATTTTACATTTTGCTTCACCGGCAAGCCCAATTGATTACTTAAAGTTACCTATTCAGACATTAAAGGTTGGTTCGTTAGGAACACACAAAGCACTCGGGCTTGCAAAAGAGAAGAATGCAGTATTTCTGCTTGCATCAACATCAGAAGTTTACGGGGATCCGCTTATCCATCCACAGAATGAAGACTATTGGGGAAATGTAAATCCGGTTGGTCCGCGTGGAGTTTATGATGAAGCCAAACGATTTGCCGAATCTCTTACAATGGCATATAATCGTTATCACGGATTACAAACTAGAATTGTGAGGATTTTTAATACATACGGACCGAGAATGAGACTGAACGACGGACGGGTATTACCAACCTTTATCGGACAGGCACTCAGGGGTGAACCTCTTTCTATTTTTGGTGATGGGTCTCAGACACGAAGCTTCTGTTATGTAGATGACCTTATTGAAGGTATTTACAGGTTAATGTTATCTGATGAGATTTATCCGGTAAACATTGGTAATCCGGATGAAATAACTATACAGCAATTTGCAGAAGAGGTACTAAATTTAACCGGATCTAAAAGTAAAATTTCATATCATCCATTACCGGAAGATGATCCTAAGGTACGACAGCCAGACATTTCAAAAGCTAAGCAAATTTTGGGATGGGAACCAAAGGTTTCCAGAACCGAAGGCATTAAAAGAACGCTTGAATATTTCAAAAGATTAATTGAAAAGAAAGAATGA
- a CDS encoding CoA pyrophosphatase — protein MYIELIPKIFSETSTIIGKDRYLNSAVLIPVIMTEGREYLLFEKRSVSVRQPGEISFPGGHFDNTLDSDFMDTAIRETVEELGIQKNKITILGKLGTLVTPMGIIVETFVCKLDISSLEELNYDKKEVDKLFLVPLDFFINSEPEIYENQLQLHPYIVDENGEKIDLLPVKALGLPERYANPWKKGKHRVLVYRYENEIIWGITAELIFELVNRLRKLSE, from the coding sequence ATGTACATCGAATTAATTCCCAAAATATTCTCTGAAACTTCAACTATAATTGGTAAGGACAGGTATCTCAACTCTGCAGTGCTCATCCCGGTTATAATGACTGAAGGAAGAGAGTACCTTTTATTTGAGAAGCGATCGGTTTCAGTTCGCCAGCCTGGGGAAATAAGCTTTCCTGGTGGTCACTTTGATAATACTCTTGATTCTGATTTTATGGATACTGCAATCAGAGAAACAGTAGAAGAGCTGGGCATTCAGAAAAATAAAATCACAATCTTAGGTAAGCTCGGTACTCTCGTTACTCCAATGGGGATTATCGTTGAAACCTTTGTTTGTAAATTGGATATATCATCCCTTGAAGAACTTAATTATGATAAAAAAGAAGTTGATAAATTATTCCTTGTTCCATTAGATTTTTTTATCAATTCTGAACCTGAAATTTATGAAAATCAGTTGCAGTTACATCCGTATATTGTTGATGAAAATGGTGAGAAAATTGATTTGCTCCCGGTTAAGGCATTAGGATTACCTGAGCGATATGCTAATCCCTGGAAAAAAGGAAAACACAGGGTCCTGGTTTACAGGTATGAGAACGAAATTATATGGGGAATTACAGCAGAACTAATTTTTGAATTAGTCAATAGATTAAGGAAATTAAGTGAATAG
- a CDS encoding outer membrane beta-barrel protein, producing MKNYFTLAMLLILISSSFAQYKLGKMTNPLSSKTGLGIEGGVTYTKSDFRNSDVDYFIRLLGDYYFSTEDAAIFGITVNGAFGYARSNGRPAYRVAYPPLDEFRTQLIMASGGLSLTLTSLDFVYPYAAARAGWINFQPRDVDGNDLERNKQNKYSPNDWFAQGEIGLKFPISDFMSFNVAGVMHYLPTDNLDDSPNSITGGSDNDIFLHFNGWISIL from the coding sequence ATGAAAAACTATTTCACGCTGGCTATGCTTCTCATTTTAATCTCTTCTTCATTTGCACAGTACAAACTGGGGAAGATGACTAATCCTCTATCATCAAAAACCGGGCTTGGTATTGAAGGTGGGGTTACATATACAAAATCAGATTTCAGAAATTCTGATGTGGATTATTTCATCAGACTTCTGGGCGATTATTATTTTTCTACTGAGGATGCTGCGATCTTCGGTATAACAGTCAACGGAGCTTTTGGATATGCCAGAAGTAACGGAAGACCTGCATACAGAGTTGCTTATCCACCTCTTGATGAATTCCGGACACAGTTGATAATGGCATCAGGTGGATTGAGTTTAACCCTGACATCATTAGATTTTGTGTATCCTTACGCAGCAGCAAGAGCCGGATGGATAAATTTCCAACCGAGAGATGTAGATGGAAATGATCTTGAAAGAAACAAACAGAATAAGTATAGCCCGAACGATTGGTTTGCACAGGGCGAAATTGGTTTGAAATTCCCCATAAGTGATTTTATGAGTTTTAATGTTGCCGGAGTAATGCATTACTTACCAACAGATAATCTTGATGATTCACCAAATTCGATTACAGGAGGAAGCGACAACGATATCTTTCTTCACTTTAACGGGTGGATTTCAATTCTATGA
- a CDS encoding WcaF family extracellular polysaccharide biosynthesis acetyltransferase encodes MKVDLKNWKPGGYSPGSKWKIVLWNFINIVLFINPLNASYRFKSFILRAFGAKVGKGVIFKQNISIKYPWFLEIGDDVWIGERVWIDNLGKVKIGNNVCISQGAMLLTGNHNYKKTTFDLMVGEITLEEGVWVGAKSVVCPGVTMRSHSILTVGSVLTKDADEYGIYQGVPAVFIKKRDIQD; translated from the coding sequence ATGAAAGTTGATCTTAAAAATTGGAAGCCGGGGGGATATAGTCCGGGAAGTAAATGGAAAATTGTTTTATGGAACTTTATAAACATTGTTCTTTTCATTAACCCGCTTAATGCCTCTTACAGATTTAAGTCATTCATATTGCGAGCATTTGGTGCAAAAGTAGGTAAAGGTGTAATATTCAAGCAGAACATCAGCATTAAGTATCCCTGGTTTTTAGAGATTGGTGATGATGTATGGATTGGCGAGCGGGTGTGGATTGATAATCTCGGCAAAGTAAAAATTGGTAATAATGTTTGTATATCGCAGGGCGCAATGCTTCTTACCGGTAATCATAATTATAAAAAAACAACTTTTGATTTGATGGTCGGAGAGATAACTCTGGAAGAAGGTGTTTGGGTTGGGGCTAAGAGTGTAGTTTGTCCGGGTGTTACAATGAGAAGTCACAGTATTCTTACAGTTGGTTCAGTGCTTACAAAGGATGCGGATGAGTACGGGATTTATCAGGGTGTGCCGGCGGTTTTTATTAAGAAAAGAGATATTCAAGATTAA